One part of the Anopheles merus strain MAF chromosome 3L, AmerM5.1, whole genome shotgun sequence genome encodes these proteins:
- the LOC121598872 gene encoding uncharacterized protein LOC121598872 has translation MLYLVSRVTLLYGVLCVVYLTTAQESRLTCGRRKVKSVYLIHNGIDAKAGHWPWHAAVFHNMTGRTDYACGGAVIDENTILTASHCVHTRRGVLPATRVLVHVGQINLKEASEYTQTLEAREIILHPGFSRNSIINDIALIKLSSNITMTKYVQPVCLWTMDSKKELIVGKNGTIVGFGLNEQDVVSERLKQALIGVVDALTCIASDRSVFGTHLTSDMFCGKGQKGVSACNGDSGGGMFFEVGGKWFVRGLVSFTPLRGNTTLCDPLKYTAYTDVAKHLEWIKQYIDQRVLSFESDVLDIDYEEKLRLFNFDTCGVKSSTVHPGGSNWTLPWLGFIRAPNEYKTRCVVTLISDWYAVGPAHCFENDGVEAFILLGAGDEHLKSECFDRNGSTLCTHLSQMRRIQRIIVHPMFGTNNSADNIALIELLSPADTSLPNVMPICLPVTSQLRTNAKTNLHVAVISRDEDSYKNIPVRYLDSTECMKQYAQENIVLNLENKRLCAEIANKQDEQNCNALISGSPLQELKIFGGKEQYFLRGFELLGQACNARVPPIYNNIEAYIDWILYNMRYNEPEGFVQTESLPANGTLKSQWMRLQQEPGNENLQLFNMSSCGVTANIVNAKTGSIVVYPWMVTVFGWRTIIDEDKQLQVQSVGVLISERYFLTNAHLVKQKAWWRSVVIGLSNLILQAQCVGDSCVQAVEATIRSIHIHPNYANDPLNYNIALVELTSPVNSTSRHIKPICMPFLKDMFKTNPLELVVTSNEDLDMRSKTLTALNPTTCQRQLAQEGFLTSTKTVPWCAVAADNRQQSTPLLLNGGAPLQARMQFDEDQRFFLRGINLRNNVPNELPYLPELFTNVDRFLEWIVESMKGKEHNVPLFNVSKASDPRRIDLPPVQDGSKRRSFNFSNCGVIPPVNGSFNSFPIIPWMGFLSSNATLNMSSKCAVTLVSEWYAVSLVACFSGDNLEYSVLFGVNSVKMHTDCTDAATGCGAPTQRIPVRKVIIHPQYDSSEYHNDIALIQFARAADISQPNVKPICLPVLDEVRSYDTSSLVAVGQNEEDTRFILSNAGNRYVESTECQKRWDSLAVNLPIENRKMCILLEIAPNNECFDLLIGSSLQTTQVVGWNERHFLRGILELKAAVCNLHFPLVYTDTDRYLDWMLENMVETELSAYSLRSSYDLREKLIFTN, from the exons ATGCTTTACTTAGTTAGTAGGGTAACACTACTCTACGGTGTATTGTGTGTAGTATATCTAACGACGGCCCAAGAGAGTCGGTTAACGTGCGGTAGACGCAAAGTGAAGTCGGTTTACCTGATCCACAATGGCATTGACGCCAAGGCCGGTCACTGGCCGTGGCATGCTGCGGTCTTTCATAACATGACCGGAAGGACGGATTACGCTTGCGGTGGAGCGGTTATTGACGAGAACACTATTCTCACAG CCTCTCATTGCGTGCATACTCGACGAGGTGTGCTCCCGGCGACTCGCGTGTTAGTACACGTGGGACAAATCAATCTGAAAGAAGCAAGCGAATACACGCAGACGCTTGAAGCACGGGAAATTATACTTCACCCTGGGTTTAGCAGAAACAGCATCATCAACGACATTGCGTTGATCAAGCTTAGCTCCAACATAACGATGACGAAATATGTGCAACCTGTTTGTTTGTGGACCATGGACAGCAAGAAAGAGTTAATCGTTGGTAAAAATGGAACGATTGTGGGGTTCGGTTTAAATGAGCAAGACGTTGTATCGGAGCGGCTCAAACAGGCCTTGATTGGTGTGGTGGATGCGTTGACGTGCATTGCAAGTGATCGTAGCGTGTTTGGAACTCACCTTACGTCGGACATGTTCTGTGGAAAAGGACAGAAGGGTGTGAGTGCTTGCAACGGAGATAGCGGTGGCGGTATGTTCTTCGAGGTGGGAGGCAAATGGTTCGTGAGAGGCTTGGTATCATTCACGCCATTGCGAGGTAACACGACGCTATGCGATCCGCTAAAGTACACGGCCTACACCGATGTGGCAAAGCACTTGGAATGGATTAAGCAGTACATTGATCAGCGAGTGCTATCGTTTGAGAGTGACGTGTTGGATATAGACTATGAAGAAAAGCTACGACTGTTCAACTTTGATACTTGCGGTGTAAAATCCTCTACTGTTCATCCTGGCGGATCTAATTGGACACTACCCTGGCTTGGATTTATCAGAGCGCCGAATGAGTATAAAACTAGATGTGTTGTTACACTCATAAGTGATTGGTATGCGGTAGGGCCTGCACATTGTTTCGAAAATGACGGTGTTGA AGCTTTCATTTTGTTAGGTGCTGGAGACGAACACTTAAAATCGGAATGTTTCGACCGCAACGGGTCTACCCTATGCACTCATCTCTCCCAAATGCGTCGTATTCAAAGGATCATTGTGCATCCAATGTTCGGTACAAACAATTCTGCAGACAATATCGCACTCATCGAGCTGCTATCCCCGGCAGACACCAGCCTGCCAAACGTGATGCCTATCTGCCTGCCTGTAACGTCTCAGCTTAGAACAAACGCAAAGACAAACTTACACGTTGCAGTGATTTCAAGAGATGAAGACTCGTACAAAAACATTCCCGTTCGCTATCTAGACTCTACCGAGTGTATGAAACAGTACGCCCAAGAGAACATTGTGTTGAATCTGGAAAACAAACGACTCTGTGCAGAAATAGCGAACAAGCAGGACGAACAAAATTGCAATGCACTTATATCAGGATCACCGCTTCAGGAACTGAAGATTTTTGGTGGTAAGGAGCAATACTTTCTGCGTGGATTCGAGTTGCTTGGACAGGCCTGTAATGCGCGTGTACCACCAATTTACAACAATATCGAGGCATACATCGACTGGATACTGTACAACATGAGGTACAACGAGCCGGAGGGCTTTGTACAAACAGAAAGTTTGCCAGCTAATGGCACATTAAAATCACAATGGATGAGACTACAGCAAGAACCAGGGAATGAAAATCTTCAACTCTTCAATATGAGCTCGTGCGGTGTAACGGCAAACATCGTGAATGCCAAAACGGGCTCCATCGTCGTCTATCCCTGGATGGTGACAGTGTTTGGTTGGCGGACAATTATAGATGAGGATAAACAATTGCAAGTGCAAAGTGTAGGAGTATTGATAAGCGAACGATACTTTCTGACAAACGCCCATCTAGTGAAACAGAAAGCATGGTG GCGTTCGGTTGTCATTGGATTGAGCAACCTCATCCTTCAAGCTCAGTGTGTCGGTGACTCTTGTGTGCAAGCGGTTGAGGCAACCATTAGAAGCATCCACATCCATCCGAATTATGCAAACGATCCGCTTAATTATAATATCGCACTGGTTGAGCTTACATCACCAGTTAATTCTACAAGCCGACACATCAAACCAATCTGCATGCCATTTCTTAAGGATATGTTTAAGACAAATCCGCTCGAGCTGGTTGTTACCTCGAACGAGGACTTGGACATGAGAAGCAAAACGTTGACAGCACTCAATCCGACCACCTGTCAACGGCAACTGGCACAGGAAGGGTTTCTGACCTCAACAAAAACTGTTCCTTGGTGCGCGGTAGCTGCAGACAATCGTCAACAGTCCACGCCGCTGCTGCTAAATGGAGGTGCACCACTGCAAGCCCGAATGCAGTTCGATGAGGATCAGCGGTTTTTCCTGAGAGGCATCAATCTACGCAACAACGTGCCGAACGAGTTACCGTACCTTCCGGAGTTGTTCACCAATGTTGATCGGTTTCTGGAATGGATTGTGGAAAGCATGAAGGGCAAAGAGCATAATGTGCCACTTTTTAACGTGTCCAAAGCATCAGATCCTAGGCGTATTGATTTGCCCCCAGTACAGGACGGTTCCAAGAGAAGATCGTTCAATTTCAGCAACTGTGGAGTTATCCCGCCAGTAAATGGGTCTTTCAATAGTTTTCCAATTATCCCATGGATGGGTTTCTTATCTTCAAATGCAACCCTTAACATGTCTAGCAAATGTGCAGTCACACTTGTTAGCGAATGGTATGCCGTGAGTTTGGTGGCTTGTTTTAGTGGAGATAACCTTga ATACTCCGTTCTATTTGGCGTCAATAGCGTCAAAATGCATACAGACTGTACCGATGCAGCGACTGGATGTGGTGCGCCTACCCAACGAATTCCAGTGCGTAAGGTCATCATCCATCCACAGTACGATAGCTCTGAATACCACAATGATATTGCGTTGATTCAGTTTGCAAGAGCGGCGGATATATCTCAACCAAATGTTAAACCAATCTGCCTTCCAGTGTTGGATGAAGTTCGTAGCTATGATACATCCAGCCTAGTTGCAGTTGGTCAAAACGAGGAGGACACTCGATTCATACTTTCCAATGCAGGTAATAGGTACGTTGAATCGACTGAGTGTCAAAAGCGTTGGGATAGTTTGGCAGTCAATCTTCCCATCGAAAACAGAAAGATGTGTATTTTGCTTGAAATAGCACCTAATAATGAGTGTTTCGATCTACTGATCGGTTCATCGCTGCAGACAACTCAAGTAGTCGGTTGGAACGAAAGACATTTTCTACGCGGCATTCTCGAGCTCAAAGCGGCAGTTTGCAATCTTCACTTTCCACTAGTGTATACAGATACAGATCGTTATTTAGATTGGATGTTGGAGAACATGGTAGAAACCGAATTGTCGGCATATTCATTAAGATCGTCATACGATTTGAGGGAAAAACTCATTTTTACTAATTAA
- the LOC121598874 gene encoding uncharacterized protein LOC121598874 — MFHFIGRVILFYGLLCVLSLAAAQESRLTCGRRKVKSVYLIHNGIDAKAGHWPWHAAIFHRKGEQNEYACGGAVIDQNTVLTAAHCIYTTRGIIPKTLVTVHLGQLDLKEKDEYTQTHSLQEIILHPKYNSSSIINDIALLKLSSHITMTKYVQPVCLWTMDSKLDTIVGRNGTIVGFGLNEQDVVSEQLKQALIGVVDPLTCIASDRSVFGTHLTSDMFCGKGQMGVNACNGDSGGGMFFEVGGKWFVRGLVSFTPLRGNTGLCNPLKHTAYTDVAQYLEWISQYIDQRVLSFENDVLDIDYEEKLRLFNFGTCGVKSSTMLNDGSSWTLPWLGFVILSGAADTIRSARCVVTLISDWYAIGPAHCFANDGIERSILLGGPSESTKSECFDRHGRTQCTHPTQTVQIERIITHPKYDSYNFGNNIVLIELLEAANTTQPNVKPICVSAIPELRTNEMTNLSVATYARRTTTYGDQAVHQTSTEECMDRYADLGLTISWKNMRFCARTATNDNPDCVSLKSGAPLHQLRSLGESERYFLRGFEILGLACTSGAPPVYNNMDEYLDWILYNMRYNIQDTNEVVRISKPNIAKQTLEMEWSMLQQQPAKEQLNLFNMDTCGLPSTRNQNLGQVTVLPWVGFFQAAENVTDEYTTTRSLVVLISEWYALTPKRTVQNDVTWRLLILGQYNPDDPTNCYTGTCEITHQLVEIKNVILPPPDHPRQVFALIELLEPANLKIPYIRPICLPFMDQLYQHKPMEVVISSNISFTIENKKLKMIDYLNCQQRLLLGNHFVTFDGDFPCAIEAEKLRQTPLSSNLGSPVQMPIRYGGRTRYFLYGMDGNQPHIFADLIYGPYMFGTIEKGDLDWIVESMRVKDRQTSFISTSKNERVHLSPVQHASKRALFNFNTCGESSSSYPMPWMGNVFSNAPFFNESRCSVTLISNQYVVGPGYCFSDASTENIIEFGIGSDTAQRECTKTNDSASCPLPKQRVATHKIFLHPHYNRTIHGNDIALAKLATPVDTSLPNVKPICLPIIDEIRSYDTSSLVMASSGSNSLSDFKITTVDDKYIDHRECQNRWQGLRVSFTIDNMKHCVITKRTQDDECVQVFTGASLHSLQRLESSERHFLRGFDVILPRGCSIYYPAVYTNTDGYLDWILETMEQPVGLPFDLQKELIFSDK; from the exons ATGTTTCACTTCATTGGTAGAgtaattttgttttacggtttgttgtgtgtgctgtcTCTAGCGGCGGCCCAAGAAAGTCGGTTAACGTGCGGTAGACGCAAAGTGAAGTCGGTTTACCTCATCCACAATGGCATTGACGCCAAGGCCGGTCACTGGCCGTGGCATGCAGCGATCTTTCATCGAAAGGGCGAGCAGAATGAGTACGCTTGCGGTGGTGCGGtaattgatcagaacactgTTCTCACTG CGGCACACTGCATCTACACAACGAGAGGTATAATCCCAAAAACCCTGGTAACAGTGCATCTCGGACAATTGGATCTGAAAGAAAAAGATGAATACACACAGACTCACAGTTTGCAGGAAATTATACTACATCCTAAATACAACTCCTCAAGTATTATCAACGACATTGCTCTACTCAAGCTGAGCTCGCACATCACCATGACGAAGTACGTGCAACCCGTCTGTCTGTGGACAATGGACAGCAAGCTGGATACGATCGTGGGTAGAAACGGAACGATCGTTGGATTCGGATTGAACGAGCAGGATGTTGTTTCGGAGCAGCTCAAACAAGCATTGATTGGTGTGGTCGATCCGTTGACGTGCATTGCAAGTGATCGTAGCGTGTTCGGAACGCATCTGACGTCGGACATGTTCTGTGGAAAAGGACAGATGGGTGTGAATGCGTGCAATGGAGATAGCGGTGGCGGTATGTTCTTTGAAGTCGGTGGCAAATGGTTCGTGAGAGGCTTGGTGTCGTTTACTCCGCTGCGTGGAAATACCGGACTGTGCAATCCTCTCAAGCACACCGCATATACCGATGTGGCCCAGTACCTAGAATGGATTTCCCAGTACATTGATCAGCGAGTGCTATCCTTCGAGAATGACGTGCTGGACATAGATTATGAGGAGAAGCTACGACTGTTCAACTTTGGTACTTGCGGTGTGAAATCTTCAACTATGCTCAATGATGGATCGAGCTGGACACTTCCCTGGCTTGGATTTGTCATCCTGTCTGGAGCTGCTGACACTATACGCAGTGCAAGATGTGTGGTGACATTAATAAGCGATTGGTACGCGATTGGTCCTGCACATTGTTTTGCTAACGACGGTATCGA ACGATCTATTCTACTCGGAGGACCATCGGAATCGACAAAATCAGAATGTTTTGATCGTCATGGAAGGACACAATGTACTCATCCGACCCAAACGGTGCAGATTGAAAGAATCATCACCCATCCGAAGTACGATAGCTATAACTTTGGGAATAATATAGTGCTGATTGAGTTGCTGGAAGCAGCCAATACAACACAGCCGAACGTGAAGCCCATCTGTGTATCAGCTATTCCAGAGCTACGAACAAATGAGATGACCAACTTATCCGTGGCAACCTACGCAAGGCGAACGACCACATATGGAGATCAAGCCGTACACCAAACCAGCACAGAAGAATGTATGGATCGGTACGCTGACTTAGGGTTGACCATCAGTTGGAAAAACATGAGATTCTGTGCACGAACGGCTACCAATGATAACCCGGACTGTGTTTCCCTGAAGAGTGGTGCTCCATTACATCAGTTGCGTTCGCTTGGGGAATCGGAACGATACTTCTTACGTGGGTTTGAAATATTAGGCCTCGCTTGTACATCAGGAGCACCGCCAGTATACAACAACATGGATGAATATCTCGACTGGATACTATACAACATGCGATACAACATTCAAGACACAAATGAAGTTGTTCGTATTTCAAAACCTAACATAGCTAAACAAACTCTCGAAATGGAATGGAGCAtgttgcagcagcaaccgGCAAAAGAACAGTTGAATCTTTTCAACATGGACACCTGTGGCTTACCTAGCACTCGCAACCAGAACTTGGGACAGGTAACTGTCCTACCGTGGGTCGGCTTCTTCCAAGCGGCGGAAAATGTTACGGATGAATACACGACGACAAGAAGTTTGGTAGTGCTCATAAGCGAATGGTATGCATTGACCCCAAAGCGTACGGTACAGAACGATGTTACTTG GCGATTACTTATACTAGGTCAGTATAATCCGGATGATCCCACCAACTGCTACACTGGCACATGCGAAATAACACACCAGCTGGTAGAAATCAAGAACGTTATCCTTCCTCCGCCCGATCATCCCAGGCAGGTGTTTGCGTTGATAGAGCTGCTTGAGCCGGCCAATCTGAAGATTCCCTACATCAGACCCATCTGTTTGCCTTTTATGGACCAGCTGTATCAACACAAACCCATGGAAGTGGTTATATCGTCCAACATATCGTTTAccattgaaaacaaaaagctgaAAATGATCGATTACCTGAATTGCCAGCAAAGGTTGCTGCTCGGCAATCATTTCGTCACCTTCGACGGGGACTTTCCGTGTGCAATCGAGGCGGAAAAGCTCCGACAAACACCTTTATCTTCAAACCTAGGCAGTCCGGTGCAGATGCCGATACGGTACGGAGGACGCACACGCTACTTTCTGTACGGAATGGATGGTAACCAGCCGCATATTTTTGCGGACTTGATCTATGGGCCATACATGTTCGGAACGATTGAAAAAGGTGATCTTGACTGGATAGTGGAGAGCATGCGGGTAAAAGACCGACAAACTTCATTCATCAGCACAAGCAAGAACGAACGGGTGCATTTGAGCCCAGTTCAGCATGCTTCCAAGAGGGCATTGTTTAACTTTAACACCTGTGGGGAATCATCGAGCAGCTATCCAATGCCGTGGATGGGGAATGTATTCTCCAATGCACCGTTTTTCAACGAAAGCAGATGCTCGGTGACGCTCATTAGCAACCAATACGTTGTTGGTCCAGGATATTGTTTTAGCGATGCAAGCACAGA AAACATTATAGAATTCGGGATTGGAAGTGATACGGCCCAGAGAGAATGCACTAAGACAAATGACTCTGCATCTTGTCCTCTTCCTAAGCAACGCGTTGCAACCCACAAGATCTTTCTTCATCCGCATTACAACCGAACCATCCATGGCAACGATATTGCGTTGGCTAAGCTTGCTACTCCTGTGGATACATCACTACCGAATGTGAAGCCCATCTGCTTGCCGATTATTGATGAAATACGTAGTTATGATACATCGAGCTTGGTAATGgcctcttctggttcaaattCACTTTCTGACTTCAAAATTACCACGGTTGATGATAAGTACATAGATCACAGGGAGTGTCAAAATCGGTGGCAAGGTTTGAGGGTGAGCTTTACCATAGATAACATGAAACATTGTGTGATTACAAAACGAACACAGGATGATGAGTGTGTTCAAGTATTCACTGGGGCTTCACTTCACTCATTGCAAAGACTAGAATCGAGTGAAAGACACTTTCTGCGCGGATTTGATGTGATCTTGCCGAGAGGTTGCAGCATCTATTATCCTGCAgtttacacaaacacagatgGGTATTTGGATTGGATACTGGAAACTATGGAGCAGCCAGTGGGTTTGCCGTTTGATCTGCAAAAGGAACTTATATTTAGtgataaatga